A DNA window from Takifugu flavidus isolate HTHZ2018 chromosome 15, ASM371156v2, whole genome shotgun sequence contains the following coding sequences:
- the LOC130538852 gene encoding C-X-C chemokine receptor type 4-like isoform X2: MSYYEHIILDYDYNDTGSGSGSGELGIGLDEPCGVEHIMTADLQRVFLPVVYALIFIMGITGNGLVVLVLGCQRRSKCSLTDRYRLHLSAADLLFVLALPFWAVDAAMADWRFGAATCVGVHVIYTVNLYGSVLILAFISLDRYLAVVRATDTNTGGLRQLLAHRLVYAGAWLPAGLLAVPDLVFARTQEGGEGATLCQRFYPEENAPLWVAVFHLQLVLVGLVIPGLVLLVCYCVIVLRLTQGPLGAQRQKRRAVRTTIVLVLCFFLCWLPYGAGISVDALLRLEVLPRSCRLEAVLGVWLAVAEPMAFTHCCLNPLLYAFLGASFKNSARRALTTSRASSLKILPRRRPGTSTTTESESSSLHSS, translated from the exons ATGTCCTACTACGAG CACATCATCCTGGACTACGACTACAACGACACCGGCTCTGGTTCAGGCTCCGGGGAGCTGGGGATTGGTCTGGATGAGCCGTGCGGCGTGGAGCACATCATGACTGCCGACCTCCAGCGGGTCTTCCTGCCCGTGGTCTACgcgctcatcttcatcatgggCATCACCGGCAACGGCCTGGTTGTCCTGGTACTGGGCTGCCAGCGCAG GTCAAAGTGCAGCCTCACAGACCGCTACCGCCTCCACCTGTCCGCTGCCgatctcctctttgttctggCGCTGCCGTTCTGGGCCGTGGACGCCGCCATGGCGGACTGGCGCTTCGGGGCGGCCACCTGCGTGGGCGTCCATGTCATCTACACGGTCAATCTGTACGGCAGCGTGCTCATCCTGGCCTTCATCAGTCTGGACCGTTACCTGGCCGTGGTCCGAGCCACGGACACAAACACCGGCGGGCTGAGGCAGCTGCTGGCACACAGACTGGTTTACGCAG GTGCCTGGTTGCCTGCGGGCCTCCTGGCGGTGCCTGACCTGGTTTTTGCCAGGACCCAGGAAGGAGGTGAAGGGGCCACGCTCTGCCAGCGTTTCTACCCAGAGGAGAACGCTCCCCTCTGGGTTGCGGTTTTCCACTTGCAGCTGGTCCTGGTTGGTCTGGTGATCCCagggctggtgctgctggtttgtTATTGCGTCATTGTCCTCAGGCTGACCCAGGGCCCCCTGGGGGCTCAGAGGCAGAAGCGACGAGCAGTCAGGACCACCATTGTTTTGGttctctgcttcttcctgtgCTGGCTGCCCTACGGAGCGGGCATCTCTGTGGACGCCCTGCTGCGCCTGGAGGTCCTGCCGCGCAGCTGCCGCTTGGAGGCCGTCCTGGGCGTGTGGCTGGCCGTGGCGGAGCCCATGGCGTTCACTCACTGCTGCCTGAACCCGCTGCTGTACGCTTTCCTGGGGGCCAGCTTCAAGAATTCAGCCCGCAGAGCCCTGACGACGAGCCGAGCCTCCAGTCTGAAGATTCTACCACGAAGGCGTCCCGGGACCTCGACCACCACAGAGTCCGAATCCTCCAGTTTACATTCCAGTTAG
- the LOC130538850 gene encoding UDP-glucuronosyltransferase 1A1-like isoform X2: MRSAALLVIMLLSMQVKGAVDKTTGPVGGGNQRPEETKGTTNTANDSDPPFLGNLLVVPMDGSHWVDLKALAQEMGRRGHRVTVVIPEVSMRMGPGKYYDTVTFPVPYDKDLVASLMGDNKGILEKSTVGFTEKIQNRISQFQTFASFLHTTAESLLFNASIISQLEQQNFDAVLTDPMVPAGALIARKLGLPIVNLLRGIPCMLDMKSAGCPSPPSYVPRYMTGYTDKMNFKERTINTMVALLEPLMCKLLFWQFDYISQQFLGEEVGIAEVLSESAVWLLRIDMTLELPRPLMPNMILVGGINCNVRDALPEDLLPWVSGEHGFIVFTLGSMVSEMPEETTTIFLEAFRQIPQKVIWRYTGQIDGNVPDNVKIMKWVPQNDLLAHPGARAFITHAGSHGLYEGLCHAVPMVMVPLIAEQPDNAEKMASRGAGIVLNILSVTTEDIVQALNNVINDTRYKDNIKTLSELHKDQPMNPLELSVYWTEFVMRHKGAKHLRPAVHDLNWIQYYCLDVVAFLFTILLLVVVLTVKCLKVFLRKLGGKRKRD; this comes from the exons aTGAGGAGCGCCGCTCTGCTTGTTATCATGCTGCTCAGCATGCAGGTGAAAGGTGCAGTTGATAAGACGACGGGGCCTGTGGGGGGAGGGAACCAGAGGCCAGAAGAAACCAAAGGCACCACAAACACTGCTAATGACTCTGATCCACCTTTCCTGGGAAATCTGTTGGTGGTACCCATGGATGGGAGTCACTGGGTGGATCTAAAAGCCCTCGCCCAAGAAATGGGCCGCCGTGGACACAGGGTCACCGTGGTGATACCAGAGGTCTCTATGAGGATGGGTCCAGGGAAATACTACGACACAGTGACCTTTCCTGTTCCGTACGACAAGGATTTAGTTGCTTCATTAATGGGTGACAACAAGGGCATATTGGAAAAATCCACCGTGGGTTTCACTGAGAAGATACAAAATCGCATTTCCCAGTTTCAGACATTTGCAAGTTTTCTCCACACCACTGCAGAAAGCCTGCTGTTCAACGCAAGCATCATctcacagctggagcagcag AACTTTGATGCTGTATTAACTGACCCCATGGTGCCCGCAGGGGCTTTAATAGCACGGAAATTAG GCCTCCCGATTGTTAATCTGTTAAGAGGAATTCCGTGTATGTTGGATATGAAGTCTGCAGGAtgcccctccccaccctcctatGTTCCTCGCTACATGACTGGATACACAGATAAGATGAACTTCAAGGAGAGGACTATTAACACCATG GTTGCTCTGCTGGAGCCGCTCATGTGCAAACTGCTGTTTTGGCAGTttgactacatttcccagcagtTCTTAGGAGAAGAGGTGGGAATTGCTGAAGTGCTGTCAGAATCTGCTGTCTGGCTGCTCAG GATCGACATGACCCTGGAGCTCCCACGGCCTCTCATGCCCAACATGATATTGGTGGGTGGAATTAACTGCAACGTGAGAGATGCTCTGCCTGAA gatcTGCTACCCTGGGTGTCAGGAGAGCATGGATTTATAGTGTTCACTCTGGGCAGCATGGTGTCAGAGATGCCAGAGGAGACAACTACAATCTTCTTGGAGGCTTTTAGACAGATTCCACAGAAG GTCATCTGGAGGTACACTGGACAGATCGATGGCAATGTTCCAGATAATGTAAAGATAATGAAGTGGGTGCCCCAGAATGACCTTTTAG ctCATCCTGGAGCTCGAGCTTTCATCACTCACGCTGGCTCTCACGGTCTCTATGAGGGTCTGTGCCACGCTGTTCCCATGGTGATGGTGCCACTAATAGCAGAACAGCCGGACAACGCGGAGAAGATGGCAAGTAGAGGAGCAGGAATTGTCCTGAATATTCTTTCAGTTACGACAGAGGACATTGTCCAAGCGCTGAACAACGTCATCAATGACACCAG GTATAAAGACAACATAAAGACACTGTCTGAGCTCCATAAGGACCAACCAATGAATCCACTTGAGCTTTCGGTTTACTGGACAGAATTTGTGATGCGGCACAAAGGGGCAAAACATCTCCGACCTGCTGTCCATGACCTCAACTGGATCCAGTATTATTGCCTGGATGTTGTAGCATTCTTGTTCACTATactgctgcttgttgttgtgCTGACAGTAAAATGTTTGAAAGTATTTCTCAGGAAACTTGGTGGGAAAAGGAAGCGAGACTAA
- the LOC130538850 gene encoding UDP-glucuronosyltransferase 1A1-like isoform X1 produces the protein MRSAALLVIMLLSMQVKGAVDKTTGPVGGGNQRPEETKGTTNTANDSDPPFLGNLLVVPMDGSHWVDLKALAQEMGRRGHRVTVVIPEVSMRMGPGKYYDTVTFPVPYDKDLVASLMGDNKGILEKSTVGFTEKIQNRISQFQTFASFLHTTAESLLFNASIISQLEQQNFDAVLTDPMVPAGALIARKLGEFCHINDLYPHLSEHFPISYIHRPFPGLPIVNLLRGIPCMLDMKSAGCPSPPSYVPRYMTGYTDKMNFKERTINTMVALLEPLMCKLLFWQFDYISQQFLGEEVGIAEVLSESAVWLLRIDMTLELPRPLMPNMILVGGINCNVRDALPEDLLPWVSGEHGFIVFTLGSMVSEMPEETTTIFLEAFRQIPQKVIWRYTGQIDGNVPDNVKIMKWVPQNDLLAHPGARAFITHAGSHGLYEGLCHAVPMVMVPLIAEQPDNAEKMASRGAGIVLNILSVTTEDIVQALNNVINDTRYKDNIKTLSELHKDQPMNPLELSVYWTEFVMRHKGAKHLRPAVHDLNWIQYYCLDVVAFLFTILLLVVVLTVKCLKVFLRKLGGKRKRD, from the exons aTGAGGAGCGCCGCTCTGCTTGTTATCATGCTGCTCAGCATGCAGGTGAAAGGTGCAGTTGATAAGACGACGGGGCCTGTGGGGGGAGGGAACCAGAGGCCAGAAGAAACCAAAGGCACCACAAACACTGCTAATGACTCTGATCCACCTTTCCTGGGAAATCTGTTGGTGGTACCCATGGATGGGAGTCACTGGGTGGATCTAAAAGCCCTCGCCCAAGAAATGGGCCGCCGTGGACACAGGGTCACCGTGGTGATACCAGAGGTCTCTATGAGGATGGGTCCAGGGAAATACTACGACACAGTGACCTTTCCTGTTCCGTACGACAAGGATTTAGTTGCTTCATTAATGGGTGACAACAAGGGCATATTGGAAAAATCCACCGTGGGTTTCACTGAGAAGATACAAAATCGCATTTCCCAGTTTCAGACATTTGCAAGTTTTCTCCACACCACTGCAGAAAGCCTGCTGTTCAACGCAAGCATCATctcacagctggagcagcag AACTTTGATGCTGTATTAACTGACCCCATGGTGCCCGCAGGGGCTTTAATAGCACGGAAATTAGGTGAGTTCTGCCACATAAATGATCTATATCCTCACCTATCTGAACATTTTCCAATTAGTTATATTCATCGTCCATTTCCAGGCCTCCCGATTGTTAATCTGTTAAGAGGAATTCCGTGTATGTTGGATATGAAGTCTGCAGGAtgcccctccccaccctcctatGTTCCTCGCTACATGACTGGATACACAGATAAGATGAACTTCAAGGAGAGGACTATTAACACCATG GTTGCTCTGCTGGAGCCGCTCATGTGCAAACTGCTGTTTTGGCAGTttgactacatttcccagcagtTCTTAGGAGAAGAGGTGGGAATTGCTGAAGTGCTGTCAGAATCTGCTGTCTGGCTGCTCAG GATCGACATGACCCTGGAGCTCCCACGGCCTCTCATGCCCAACATGATATTGGTGGGTGGAATTAACTGCAACGTGAGAGATGCTCTGCCTGAA gatcTGCTACCCTGGGTGTCAGGAGAGCATGGATTTATAGTGTTCACTCTGGGCAGCATGGTGTCAGAGATGCCAGAGGAGACAACTACAATCTTCTTGGAGGCTTTTAGACAGATTCCACAGAAG GTCATCTGGAGGTACACTGGACAGATCGATGGCAATGTTCCAGATAATGTAAAGATAATGAAGTGGGTGCCCCAGAATGACCTTTTAG ctCATCCTGGAGCTCGAGCTTTCATCACTCACGCTGGCTCTCACGGTCTCTATGAGGGTCTGTGCCACGCTGTTCCCATGGTGATGGTGCCACTAATAGCAGAACAGCCGGACAACGCGGAGAAGATGGCAAGTAGAGGAGCAGGAATTGTCCTGAATATTCTTTCAGTTACGACAGAGGACATTGTCCAAGCGCTGAACAACGTCATCAATGACACCAG GTATAAAGACAACATAAAGACACTGTCTGAGCTCCATAAGGACCAACCAATGAATCCACTTGAGCTTTCGGTTTACTGGACAGAATTTGTGATGCGGCACAAAGGGGCAAAACATCTCCGACCTGCTGTCCATGACCTCAACTGGATCCAGTATTATTGCCTGGATGTTGTAGCATTCTTGTTCACTATactgctgcttgttgttgtgCTGACAGTAAAATGTTTGAAAGTATTTCTCAGGAAACTTGGTGGGAAAAGGAAGCGAGACTAA
- the LOC130538852 gene encoding uncharacterized protein LOC130538852 isoform X1, whose translation MSDYIKFDHYEAEPSIEDGFEYTSAIRVQCYSSFEYCLKRKIPMYPRRSFSLSKGSKEEFQESPSPNEESRHHQGTKKKKRTLWKTKVDDSGANTADETDQDILDIIDCAQQKRVDIDEGWCAAVADEGVDFSDEDCESVTSSISSGPSALHSSTAKKQRSPQGLCSACWNLYQKAKKMKSPIKDKLLDNDPKSLTCDQWVLLKQWRPKRVPNTRRKLLRQVDLVKKRLVKRDEKRTNRVTTEKEQPVCLRPHVFLQRNLKQVFKDPVKPGRKRNRRKRRREDSRVPRVAKQQRLHSSDLAKHASNNICAVKADNSSPDPSSSQSTSSGFDGWSEQEMDVPEETHRTLELISSSVNGKESSKPQEARVKPKALKKAAGFRDLLAQMRANTSVIVKE comes from the exons ATGTCAGATTACATTAAGTTTGACCACTACGAAGCGGA GCCTTCGATTGAAGATGGATTCGAATATACATCAGCCATAAGGGTACAATGTTACAG CTCTTTTGAGTATTGTTTGAAGCGGAAGATTCCAATGTATCCCAGACGGTCATTCAGTTTAAGCAAGGGATCCAAGGAGGAATTCCAGGAAAGTCCCAGCCCAAATGAAGAGTCTCGCCATCACCAGGGGactaagaagaagaagagaacatTATGGAAAACTAAAGTTGATGATAGTGGGGCGAATACAGCCGATGAGACGGACCAAGACATCCTTGACATTATCGACTGTGCACAACAGAAACGCGTGGACATCGATGAAGGATGGTGCGCTGCGGTGGCCGATGAAGGAGTTGATTTCTCTGATGAAGACTGTGagtctgtgaccagcagcaTTTCCTCTGGTCCCTCGGCccttcacagcagcactgcCAAAAAACAGAGGTCCCCGCAGGGTTTGTGCTCAGCTTGCTGGAATCTCTACCAGAAGGCTAAAAAAATGAAATCGCCAATTAAAGATAAGCTCTTGGACAATG ATCCAAAGTCTCTGACATGTGACCAGTGGGTCCTTCTCAAACAATGGAGGCCAAAGAGGGTGCCAAACACAAGAAG GAAGCTTTTGAGACAAGTAGATCTGGTTAAGAAAAGGCTGGTGAAACGTGATGAAAAAAGAACTAATCGAGTAACGACAGAGAAAGAACAACCCGTCTGCTTGAGGCCACATGTTTTCCTCCAGAG GAATCTTAAACAGGTGTTTAAAGATCCGGTGAAacctgggaggaagaggaacaggagaaaGAGGCGAAGAGAAGATTCTCGGGTTCCTCGCGTTGCCAAACAACAGCGTCTCCACAGCAGCGATCTTGCCAAGCACGCCAGCAATAATATCTGTGCGGTAAAGGCTGATAACTCTAGTCCGGACCcaagcagcagccagagcaCTAGTTCTGGATTTGATGGTTGGAGTGAACAAGAAATGGATGTGCCGGAAGAAACGCATCGCACACTTGAGCTCATTTCCTCCTCAGTCAATGGAAAAGAATCCTCAAAGCCCCAAGAGGCCAGAGTCAAGCCAAAAGCTCTGAAAAAGGCGGCTGGATTTAGAGACTTGCTCGCTCAAATGCGAGCAAACACCAGTGTAATCGTCAAAGAGTAG
- the LOC130538851 gene encoding UDP-glucuronosyltransferase 1A1-like, which translates to MRSAALLVIMLLSMQVKGAVDKTMGPVGGGNQRPEETKGTTNTPANDSDPPFLGNLLVVPMDGSHWVDLKALAQEMGRRGHRVTVVIPEVSIRMGPGKYYDTVTFPVPYDKAVIDSIMVANKDVIKKSTVSFMEKIQKQFTQFQKIKGFLHSTAESLLFNASIISQLEQQNFDAVLTDPMVPTGALIARKLGLPIVNLLRGIPCLLDMKSAGCPSPPSYVPRFFTGYTDKMNFKERTINTMVALLEPLMCKLLFWQFDYISHQFLGEEVGIAEVLSESAVWLLRIDMTLELPRPLMPNTILVGGINCNVRDALPEDLLPWVSGEHGFIVFTLGTAVSEMPEETTTIFMEAFRQIPQKVIWRYTGQIDGNLPDNVKIMKWVPQNDLLAHPGARAFITHAGSHGLYEGLCHAVPMVMVPLLAEQPDNAEKMASRGAGILLNIFSVTTEDIVQALNNVINDTRYKDNIKTLSELHKDQPINPLELSVYWTEFVMRHKGAKHLSTCCP; encoded by the exons aTGAGGAGCGCTGCTCTGCTAGTTATCATGCTGCTCAGCATGCAGGTGAAAGGTGCTGTTGATAAGACGATGGGGCCTGTGgggggaggaaaccagaggccAGAAGAAACCAAAGGCACCACAAATACTCCTGCTAATGACTCTGATCCACCTTTCCTGGGAAATCTGTTGGTGGTACCCATGGATGGGAGTCACTGGGTGGATCTAAAAGCCCTCGCCCAAGAAATGGGCCGCCGTGGACACAGGGTCACCGTGGTGATACCAGAGGTCTCTATAAGGATGGGTCCAGGGAAATACTACGACACAGTGACCTTTCCTGTTCCGTACGACAAGGCTGTAATTGATTCAATAATGGTTGCAAACAAGGACGttataaaaaaatcaacagtGTCTTTCATGGAGAAGATACAAAAACAGTTCACTCAGTTTCAGAAAATTAAAGGTTTTCTCCACAGCACTGCAGAAAGCCTGCTGTTCAACGCGAGCATCATctcacagctggagcagcag AACTTTGATGCTGTATTAACTGACCCCATGGTGCCCACAGGGGCTTTAATAGCACGGAAATTAG GCCTCCCGATTGTTAACTTGTTAAGAGGAATTCCGTGTCTGTTGGATATGAAGTCTGCAGGAtgcccctccccaccctcctatGTTCCTCGCTTCTTTACTGGATACACAGATAAGATGAACTTCAAGGAGAGGACTATTAACACCATG GTTGCTCTGCTGGAGCCGCTCATGTGCAAACTGCTGTTTTGGCAGTttgactacatttcccatcagtTCTTAGGAGAAGAGGtgggcattgctgaagtgcTGTCAGAATCTGCTGTCTGGCTGCTCAG GATCGACATGACCCTGGAGCTCCCACGGCCTCTCATGCCCAACACGATATTGGTGGGTGGAATTAACTGCAACGTGAGAGATGCTCTGCCTGAA gatcTGCTACCCTGGGTGTCAGGAGAGCATGGATTTATAGTGTTCACTCTGGGCACCGCGGTGTCAGAGATGCCAGAGGAGACAACTACAATCTTCATGGAGGCTTTTAGACAGATTCCACAGAAG GTCATCTGGAGGTACACTGGACAGATCGATGGCAATCTTCCAGATAATGTAAAGATAATGAAGTGGGTGCCCCAGAATGACCTTTTAG ctCATCCTGGAGCTCGAGCTTTCATCACTCATGCTGGCTCTCACGGTCTCTATGAGGGTCTGTGCCACGCTGTTCCCATGGTGATGGTGCCTCTGTTGGCAGAACAGCCAGACAACGCGGAGAAGATGGCAAGTAGAGGAGCAGGAATTCTCCTCAATATTTTTTCAGTCACGACAGAGGACATTGTCCAAGCGCTGAACAATGTCATCAATGACACCAG GTATAAAGACAACATAAAGACACTGTCTGAGCTCCATAAGGACCAACCAATTAATCCACTTGAGCTTTCGGTTTACTGGACAGAATTTGTGATGCGGCACAAAGGGGCAAAACATCTCTCGACCTGCTGTCCATGA